TGGGGTAAAGGCACTGTACCGTTCATCAGCTGCACTGTCACCTGGAATGACCCCAAGCCCATGATGACATCTTTGATCATGTTATACCTGAAGACGGGTGAGAACAAAATACATTCAGCCATGAATTCAACTGGAACACACTCCAAAAAGCCAAACAGTACAAATGACAAACTGTTATTCACAAGGTGCCAGCCTATTTCTTGGTTGGGaccagttgccaggcaaccaatGAAGATTTAATTGTGTTGCACCAGCCATTCATAAATCCATTATTTAGTTTGAATGTAAAGTCCTTACTACAAACTAGTAAATTTCCTTAATCAGGATACACCATTAAGAAATGCCTTAGCTCGTGAAGAATTTTGGTAACATAactttaaataatgttttattaatgtctGCCTACATGGGTAAGTTTTACAGTTTAGAATTAGTAGGATATGCCTGATGATTagctctgtgatggactggccATTTGTCCAGGGGTGTAgcctgcctctcgcccagtgtcagctgggattggctccagccacCCTGCAACACCtacggataagcagtatagataatagatggattATGCAAACCTTACTGATGTTATTTGCTCATTTAGGTTAGTGAAATGTTACTGATATTTAACATGGCAACACCTATGCCAATCTCCCATTCCAAATGTGGTAGAACAAGAGATTGGTAGCATGAACGTGCAGCAGACAAATCTgcaaaaatgatgtgatgcaatcatgCCAACATGGAGAAGAATCCCAAAGGAGTGTTTCCagcatcttgtggaatccatgccatgaaGACCTGAGACTGTTTTGAGAAAAGTGTTATGTTCAGTATCGATCTGCAGTGTAGCTGCTGTTTTAAGAACCACTTGTTCACTTAATGATTTAACAGTGACAAAGTTCTATATCTGTTTATCTGATTTCCTCATATGCATGTTTGCCAACTGCTTCAGCAGTTCTAAGACTATTTTGAAAAATGCTATAGTGTGCTGACTTatcatgacagaaaataaagcatACCCCATGGAGCTGAAGTCAGCAGAGATAAGCATACTCTTCATGTAGGTACACATGATGGGGACCTCAAGCTGTATTCTGGGCACCTCCACTGTTCCACTAGGTGAGGTGTATGGTTCCATGGTGCTGAACAGGGTTACAGATGTCGTGTAGTAGGTGTCATTCTAATATATGAGACGTTGGAAGCAAATTGGGATCAGTTTGGGTTCTTCACCAGAGTTAATGCATTTCAGCTGTAGAGACAAAGTACTGACATGCATAGCATTTACCTAGCTCGGAAGAGTATTAGAAAAGGCAAAAGTTTCCCGAATGCAttaatattttagaaaataaaataaaaactcactTGCATAAGCCTAGTGTCACACTCATTCCAGCCCACAGTCAGCTGGGTATGGGTGGCATTGCCTCCATTGACTCCACAATCCCGCAAGCCCAAGTATAGGGCGCTTtcattgattttgttgtttagaAGAAAATCCCTGGCAACTGTCACAGTGGTGGCAGCAAGCCTGCACTGGACTGAGATGGCCCCTAACATAGAGACACTGGGGACAGACCTGTGGGCAGTAGCATTGGTTGTAGGAGCTGGAACGGTTGTAGTGGGGTTGGTAATAGTGGTTGTAGGGGTGGAAGTCACAGAAGTCACTGCAGTTGTGGTTGCAGGGCTGGTGGTGCTAGTTGCTGGGGCAATCATTGCTGTTGTAGAGTCTGTAGTGCTAACTGCAGGGTCAGTAATGGCAGTCGTTGGGGTAGTAGTGGTGGCTGTTGGGGTAGtagtggtggttgtggtggtggtggttgttgtggtggtggtggttgttggggtaatggtggtggtggttgttggggtagtggtggtggttgttggggTAGTAGTGGTGGTCGTTggggtagtggtggtggttgttggggTAGTGGTGGTAGTCGTTGGGGCAGTAGTcgttgttgttggagcagtagttgtagtagtagaaGTGATAGTTATCAGGGCAGAAGTGGTAGGTGCCGGAGAAGTGGCAGATATTGGGGCAGTAGTCATTGCTGGGGCAGCAGTGGCTGTTGTTGGGGCAGTAGTGGTAGTTGTCATTGCAGGAATGGTGGTTGCAGTGGTAAAAACTGGATCACTGGTTGTGGCTGTCATTGGAGAGAAAGGGGTGGTGCTAATTGTAGAAAATATTGTGGGTGTTGGTGACGGTGTCTCAGAGGTAGCAACTGCTGCACAAGACAAGATTTGATGGttacaaaatgcaaaaacatcCTGTTATTATATCTGAGTAAAAACACTACCATACTGTCAGACCCTACCTTGACAGGCTCGTCCAGGCTTTCCTGGGTTGTTGTCTATAAATCCATCCAAGCAAGCACATGTGTAAGAGCCCCAGGTGTTTGTACATATAGCCCAAGGGGAGCAGTCATTTTCCCCTGATGTACATTCATTAAAatctacaaaaagaaaaaaaaaaaaaaaaaaaaaggactcgGTGAGTCAGTTTTTTTGTTCATAATAGACAGACATGACCTAGCCTCCACactacatttttgtttgtctgactCTTGTTTGAATTTTGCAGAGCTTTTGATTGTGTATGGACACACAGAGGGTTATTGTTTTAAGGAACAAAATAGAAAGAAAGTTTTGTCTTTCAGGAAAAAAACTGTAGAATGTCAAAGGAGAAAAGaccaacaaaaaaaatttgTAGTCattattttacaacatttatgGGTCATTGTGATCAGCACTCACAGGCATGTTCCAGCAACTGTGTGCACTCCCATAAAGTTAATGGTTTcacaagtttttatttatttattttttttaagatggTCAAAATATAGCACCttatcccacaatgcaactcaataGTGTAATTTGTTATACACTCTGTGCCTGGTAAATGcctacattttttcaaattgaGTTCATCAGGGTTTTTTCCATACTTTTGAAAGcttcctccagagccacagaaagcATAGCTGTTTTCATAAACTGAGTAACACTATTGTAACTAATCTAAACTGATCTTGATGTGCTAAATCAAACTAAGCTCCTTTATACAGAGCACCTTAGCCCCTCTTTTTGTTTGAATCCTTTTGACTCACAAGATACATCATGAGATCATTGATACACTCCTACCTACCTGGTTTTAATAAACACATGTTTAGAACAGAGAGTAGAGAGACATACCATCTATGCTTGTACTGTTTCCATCCACAGTGTACAAGGAGCTGTTCTTCAGGGAGCTTAGAAGAGCCATGGACATATTACTGATGTCTTGGCTTTGACCAGGGGGGAAGATGATCACAAAGTTGACCACCACACTGCCCACTGAAAAGCCTGTGATCTCGATTCTCACCTGGCCCAAATCCACCATGGCCTTCATCTCTGGAGACAGAGACTGGTAGATCTGTCAGTGGCGAAGGAAAGAACAGTCAGAGTTATGATGCATGAGTGGATGAAATAATTAAACTTGCCCTGTTAACTCAGTGAAATGGATGTATGTCATTCTACTGAATTCTGTAACAGGATAAACCTTGTAATATGCTCACCTCCTTGATAATATTCGCACTGAGGTTTCTGTAGGCCTGGCTGCTGGTGTTGTGCAGGTCAGCAGTGAACTGGATGTTGGTGATTCGAGCTGTGGCGCCAAGAGTCTGAGCATCTACGAAGAAAAGATTTACTTGGTACAATAAATGCATTTTCCACAACAAAATATCAGCCTTCTTACCAGCCTTGGGCCTACTGGTTAGAGAAAGAGTCTTTTCTTCGTCACACATTAGTCATTAAGGGCAATTTTATCAGTTTACTTGTCACTTCCTGGGGGTAGTAATCAGTGGTTGTATCTTAacctattttaaaaaatcaggaAAAGTGTAATTCTTCCCTTCCCATGCCTGAGGAAAAATCATCCTTTTGctgaaaaaatattgtaaaaattccacaaaaaggaaaaacaatctgcCATTTTGTCAATTTATACTGATCTAAAATTTCCATTCTgagcaacagcaacaaatgaaCAGCTTATCTTTTTTAATCACTGactataatatttttattaaaaattatatttaccATAAGTTGTGGATTCCCATCACAGAGCTGCTCTCTGCACAAATTGAAGCTTGACACAACTGTATATGATTAAAAAGATGATACAAAGCTTCTATCAGTTCTCACCTGTCTTCACTGATATGCGAAGCGGGGATCCTTCGCTTCCGCAGGCACAAGGTGTTACAGTAACGTTATAGAGCACCCCAGGGATCAGGTCCCTCACCTCCATCATGGTCTGACTGGTTTCCAAAGAATGAATGACCCTCGACCTATTGCTTACAACAACCCGGTAGATCTGGTTTGTCTGAGACTGGCTTGACCAGTACACACAGAAGGAGGTTCCAGTGACGTTAGACGAGGCTAAGGTAGTGATGCTGGGAGGAGctggagggtggtggtgggtaGGAGGGGAGAGACAGGAGCAATGAGGAGAtttatcattcattcattgcagttaaaggaacagtttgacatttattgggaaatacacttttttGCTTCCTCACAGAGTTACATGTTAGTTACATGAAAAGACTTATACCACTCccatgtctgtatggtaaatataaGGCTATAGGTAGCAGCTAGtttgcttagcttagcacaatgACTGGCAGTGGGGGAAGCAGATAAGACTGGCTCTgtatgaaaataacaaaatccacctaccagtaCCTTTagagctcactaattaacatgttatgtcTCGTTAATTTAGTCCTTTGGGAGACTGTTTGATCCAGTGCGTGGGAGACAGTCCTACAAAAAAGCTCGGGGGAGCATCTGTGTGCTGCTCTATAATGGAGGTGGGGAAATTAACCAGATATACTTGCCAAAATCAGCCAATTAGTTTTCATCCACAAAGTTGGTTGTGTcttgtaaaactgaaaactacTGTTTGAAGACAATAAAGCATAAATCTGACCCGCTGTTGAGGGACAAAAAACATCCACTCCAACTACAGTTCTCACTAACCATCAGCCTTCCGCCTCAGGGGGCAGTAATGAAATTTTTCGGCCCTCATTACTGCCCCCTGGGCCCTCCAGAGGCCTGGTACAGCTTGTGGCACCATAATGAGGTGAAGAGGACAAAACTTACATAAATGGCACAAAGGTGAGATTTATACTTTATCAGAGTTTTTTtccaaacatgtttttactAGAGGATGATTTTCATCAAAAGGTGTAAAGTTACACAACATTTAACTCATCAGTATCTTTGAAATATAATGCTTTCGACAAAATCAGGGATTTCCTCTCAGAAagtcacagttttctgtttgaacacaacaaataaatcatgatTTGATTGGATTCTACGCAGCGTTGAGgtagaaataaaatatgtcttACAGCATGTAGTTGTCAGAGGAAACTCCACAGTTGAGCTCATGCTGGTATAAGGTGCAGAACTTGTCCACTGCTGAGCATGTGATGAATTATAAGGGACAGAGCTTGTATTACTCAGAGCTGTAATCATGCTGGTCTCAGAGGAGTTGACGATACCAGTGGTGATGCTGTCTGGAGGGTCCTGGGTGGGGTAGGAAGCTGGGTTGAAGGTGGTGTTCATGGGTGGCAGGTAGGTTGACGGGGTCTCAGTAGTGGTCCACACCGTGACGTCAGCTGGGAAGAAAGGACAGAGAATAATGTTGAAATCAAATTAAGTTTTAGCTCCTCTGTGTGTACAAATATGAGAGTTTGTACCCATCTTCCAGGTCATGTTTGTCTTACCACCATAGACCTTTCTATACAATGTGATCCTAATAACAAAGTGAAGGCttaacccaaaaaaaaaacttcagctCCCTCTTTCATTTTCTATCTTCAGCTTTGATCTTGTTAGCTGCTGGGATTCTCTATGACACTCAACCCATTATGCACCCTTTAGCATATTTGACAAAACTACATACAATAGTGAGTGAGTAGAACTTGGcaaagactgagactgagagatGTAAGATTTATAACACTGACTTCACACAGCTGCGCATTGGTTTTATTCAGTCCTGGGGAAAAGCTCCCTGATGAAGCTTACAGTGTCTCCTAACTGTAATCACTGTCAGAGTAACATATCACACATGATGCACGTGATGTGAGAAGGCCTGTTACATACTGTTTTTTAGGGGTTTTCTAAAGTGATTAGATAATTGAAACCCCCCATAAGTTACATTATTAAATGATGAAGttattaaatgatgaaatgaagaaGGTCTCAGAGAAAAGTATGGATctaatgcaaaaaaaaagttgcacgGGATTGGATGGAAATCTCCAGATTCTATTTCAAAACATTAGCGGTGCTgtgcatatatatgtatatatattggAGGAGACaattaaatctttcatttcaGAACTACTATAAACATGGTATTGGGTAGATTAACATTTGTTACCCTTTTACCTGTACAGTGGGCTCCAGGGTTGCTAGGATCAACATCAATATATCCTTGGTGGCAGGTACACTGGTAGGAGCCCTCTGTGTTGTCACAGTGTGCCTGAAGGGAGCACTTGCGGAGAGAGGACTCTGAACATTCATTTATGTCTGCAATTAGAGATACAGATGTGTGAAAAGTTTGGATTGGAATAACATTTGCATGTACAGTCCAAATTGTAAGTATTTGGACagcaatacattttttgttctttaggCTCTGAGAAGAACCATGCAGGAGAAGTAGTTCTtttaacacacaacacaacaaagttGAGGTGCTCAAAAGTAATTGTGTAGATACATATGAAGCCAAACaaaatcatcatatttaatatttttgctggGGTCATGAACAGTTCCTGTTTCACactttcctctttccatcattttgatagaggttcttttttaatttcatcaaTCCATACATTTTTGTTCCAGAACTCTACTGGTTTCTTTTTGAATGTTTCTGTGAACTGCAGCCTGGCCTCTCTGTTTTTGAGTTTTACCAGGAGTTTGCATCTTGTGGTGAATCCTCTGAGATTATTGTCAGGAAGTTTTCTCTTGATTGTTGACAAGCAAACATGTACGCCTACATCCTGGAGACTTCTTGACTTGCTGTACAGTCataaaggctttttttttttcttcaccatgCAAATGATTTTCTGAAAACTGACAGTCATGTGTTCCTCAGTCTACCATTATTTGCTATTTTCTAGTTTTTCTGCATGaacctgtttttttaaataatgtacCCAACAGCTGATTTTGGCAAAAACAACTACCTTTGATGTTAATCCGTTGAACTacctttatctctttttttgaatctccctttcttttattttcttcttcactgaCATGGTCACTCTAAATGGCAACTCTCAACTCTCAGTCAACTCTGACCCATGAGTCAACTCTTTTATGCAAGAACTAATATTGAAACAACACCCAGCTGGCAGGAAACATTTAGTAGCTGAGTGTACAATTACTTGTAAACTTTTGAGTTGGGATTGGAGAACTACTGTATGtgttaaaactgaaactgagactTGGCACTTAAAGGTAGTGTCCATCCATCCAAAACCTATTAAAAGGATCTCaggtaacaataataaaattacATTGCCCAAGTTGTATTCAATTCACTTCATTGTATCTTAAATTTAAAGTAAGTAACTCAGAGGTGCCTGACTGTAATGAAAGTACATATTGTTTTGGCATTAGATTGCACCCACAGTGTAGAGAAGGAAATTAATTATCTGTGAGAAACATTTTGAAGGCAGCTTGCTGTgtattgagtgtgtgtgcatgatggTGAGGTTGTTATTGTGTCTTTTGTGCAAGTATGACTAGTTCATGATTAATatctgtgcgtgcatgtgtgtatgtgtgtgtgtgtgtgtgtgtgtgtgtttgtgcacgtgtGAGTGTGAGTATGAGTGTGCATGCGCTCGCTCTGGTGTTATTTTCCGCTATTGCAGGAAACATCCCACAGATGACTGTCACTCAAATAGAAGTGGTGGGAGAGAGAAACTGTGGTGCGACTGAGTCATTTTTTCCTGAACACCGAGTTCTCTGCAACATGAATCATTCTCAAAGCTCTACAAGAATGTCATTtctctgaagaaaaaaagaaagtcacaAGTACCTTCATAGAGACAAACAATTGTGTGTCCTCACCTTCAACTGTCACAGATGACACTTCCTGTATGTGTTTGAGAAGAAGATGCAGCTTAAATGTGACATTGTACAGTGAAAGAGTATAGTTGAAGTTGATCAGCAAAGAAGTAGCAGTTCTGTATGGATGCACAGGCCATGAGCTGAGgtaacagactgaaacatcaTCAGATTCCAAAGCTCCAGTCACCTAGTAgacacaaaaaagacacaaaagataTTTTCTAATAAACAGCATCATCAGAGAAAGTATTATGATATTAGTAGTTGCAATAACTGTCCAGTGGTTGTAGCAGCATAGTCTTAGTGTAGtcattttatatacagtatgcagcAAAAGTCTTAATTGTGATAGCAGAGGCAGTTGTAGTAATAACATGAGCATTAACAGTGCTGTTACCATCGCTTGTAGTAATCGTGTGTGATTCAGAAGACCTTTATCCATAGacatcagctgctggtaatctgtcttcactgtcactgttgcaTTCCAACGGTATCCTCCATTCTCAGAATAATTAGCTGAGCCTGAAAGTTAAATTAAatgggtcagttcacccaaatcacaaagaaaagccatattttctctctcacacctTATGGTGTAGTCGGGGTACTGTGAATGATTTAGAGTGAGGAGGACAGCTGAACCTCAacctcactttttaaaaacatgttgaaatgtTTGGATTTAATTGCCCTGGTATTGAAATAAAAGTATGGAAATCTGTAAAGCACCAGTGAATTTAccttttggtaaaaaaaaaaaaaaaaaaaaaaaaaaaaaaagagagaatgtaTTCTACATAGATTTCACTGGGACTATTTCCTCAGTAGAAACTAGTTCCAGTGAAAATGGTAGGCTACAGAGTTGGCCTGTAATTATTCCAAGTGACTGGGACGTGTTTTTAAAGAGACTTGGGCTATTTTAACCATTATACATATACCATTatattgggggaaaaaaacaacacattcctCATATTAGAAATGAAGACTTGAATTCATGAGCAATAAAACACACCCTTGGTCAAATCAGTACACTCAGGGATTTTGCCACTACAGCCTTAATTGGTCTGGCATGACCAGCAGTGTATGGTGGTtaatagctaatgttagcaaaatTCAGAGAGATTTTGTTGTGTAACAGATATAACTAAGTCAGCTATACTAACTTTATGTCTTCTGGCTACTTATGCTACTGTTACACTACATTTTAATGTGAGCTATTATACTGCAATTGTCACTTTAGCTACATTTGCATGGTAAAAGTTATACTCACTTTAAATGCAGTGTTTCATTACAACAAACATAATTGCCTTCACCACCTACTTTTATAGGATTTGGGTGAAAAGACCCCTTCACAAAAGCATGACTTTATGGAAGAAACCATCCTAGCAGTTTActttaataacaaataaaagtcCAGTCAGGATGTATACTAACTTGCAGGATGACTGCAGAGAGAGCGGCCCAATATCTGGCAACATTTTTGCCAGCCTGGGCAGTCCATGTCCCACTCACAGTCCTGAGATCTGGGATACAATCCATCTGCAGTTGGACAGGATCCTGGCTTGGCAATGAACTCCCCACTCCTGTTTACAGCTTCATTCAAGGGAAATAACATGTTACAGCCATATATTAGCAGCAAGATATTTGTAGCAGTGCAGTTTCTGTGCTTCCATCTGGTGTCCTGCACACAGCACCACACAATGAAAGGTCGTCCTGGTTGCTTGACTGTCTACCACACAAATTTTGCTGGTGTTATATCATCGAATATTACTAACACAAAGACAATTGAAATCTAAGCGCAAACAGACAGTTGTGATCTCCAAACCCAGAGATGCATAGATAATGTTCAGTATACTCACGCAGGGCACAGTAACGACCGACTTGTACATAGCCATCGCAACACTTGGTAACCTGCTCCATCACTGTCTTGTACTCAGTCTGGTGGATCATCTTATAAAGTGTGACGGTACATGTCTTCCAGAGGAGCCAGCCACCACAAGGCTTTGTCACAGTATAGGGGACCTTATGCACCACCAGAGAACTCACAGTCCTTGTCTCATTACGAATACAGAGATGGTAGCCAGATGGAGACAGACTATTTCCTGGAACAAAATATATCTTGTCAATTTTGCTGTTTAGTATCTGGCTGCACATCAACAATCCTCCTATCATttgtaacattaaaaatgttgaaaagaaACTATAGGTAAAACAAGAAATATAAATCCTTATAAACACTATATTCTGATGTGGCAGTACATCAATTTCATGTTAATCCGTCATCTGCATAGAGGCCTACCTTCATACACAGTATTTTGTCCCCTACAGAGAGCCAGCAGAGCCACGGCCACCCAGATGGAGAGCATCCAATTCATTTTTCACAGATCAGAATCTCAGCCCTATATTTAACGGCCACATTGTACGTGCATGTGTCTCTTTGAGATGATGCTAACTCACTGTTCAGGGTGTATTCAAAGACCAaatcctctgtggctctgtcttcctcctcccctcgtTGCACCATCAGTCCCTGATGGACCACAAAATCATGGCAGCCAGTGTGTAACTATTAGATGAATATGAATGTTCGGAGTTACGCTGTCAGTGCACTGAAATGACATTAATTTGTGCAAGTACATTACAATATTCAAACAATCTGATATCCTGCATAATAATTTATGGCGGTATGACAAGCTAGTGCTAAGTTTGTGGCATGACTGtatattacagaaaaaaaccttTGGTTCACATGATTTTCACAAAGGAATCCCAGgccttgttttcatttttgtagaATAAATACGTTGTCATTTTACTCATTCCTTAGCAGTATTAGGGTCAGTAAACATGTTTATGAtgccagggagagagagatgagggatgGGAGGAGTCAAAGTCCCTAATGACTTGGTTTCCACACAGGTAACCATGGCAGTGCTTGCTATGCTGCTGGCATTAACAGCCTGTGTCAGCCATTAATATCAAGTAAGGAGGAGTGAGAAATTCCCTGCCATTTTCCCACATCTTCATTCTGAAGATACGAAGGAGCAGCGGGATGCTTTGGCTGCGAAAGAAATGTTCTGAAAAAAGACTTCATCGAGAGTCTGTCATGACTTTGACATGAATGTGAATATATATCCACATTTGATGAAAGAAAATTCATACAGATCCTAAGCattcttttaaattatttcatgCATATTTTTTATCTATTGTAAATGTACTGATTAATATAATGGTGCTCCTTTTATTGTAATGAGGTGTGAAAACTGTGCCTGATTAAACTTCTCTCATTAAGTGATAATGATGTCTTTACATGCTGGTGTGCTGGAGCATGTGGATGTAGGGAGGTGCAGGGCTGCAGGCACAAGTCAACTAAGGTCACAACAAATTAAATAGTtacaccacaaaaaaacaaaacaacaacaacaacaaaatacaaatcaCCACAATCgaacattgtgttataaaaCTAAAGATCATCAGGACAGGTGAATTCAGTCTTTACACACCTGACTGAGTTATGAGATTGTTGCCAGGTACAGTAGCTGACAAGGCTTTCCAGGAAGAGACCTGTTGGCCAAATAAACATAGCAACAATTCCCCACTGGATGCCAGTAATGACACAAATCTACTGCCATGCTATTGTGACTTCCATTCAGTCACGGGCCTAATTAGTTTCATTGGGGTTAGGGGTGTATGTAGTTACACGCATCTCACAGCTCATACCTACCAAAGACCtaccaaatatatatatatatatatatatatatatatatatatatatatatatatatatatatatattgagcAATGCTCAAGTACTACAGTAACTTTATCTAAGTTTATCTATCTGTAACAGTTAGCTTCCCTAAAAACATACAGTTTGAACGAAAAACATGACCTATCCCTTTAAATTAGCCTCAGTGTCAAGTCTTCCGCTTGCCCCGCCTCCTGCTCTTTGACCAGCCTATCACAGCGCAGTGCACGTGACGAGCGTTCTTCGCGATGACCTCATCCCTGGTGTGGGATGACGTCAAATTCAAGATGGATGGAATCACGACCAGCGCGCAGAAACCTacacaacactgaataaagtcCCGGCTCTGTGGAGGAAAGATCCTATTCACGACGTGCAGGGTAAGTGTAGGTAGACTATCAAACTTAACGTTAAACAAAATGAGCAGGGAGGGTGAAACATAGTTGGTGGAGTGCTGTTAAGGAGAagctttttccttttcctccctgaCGTAACTCGAAAGGGGGATTGTGCTGCTGTAAAACCTGACCAGCTACAACCTGTTTTGCAGCCACCAACTGCGCCGTGTGAGGCCGGCATGAAACATTATttggggaaaataaaaacaaaaagaacaaaaaataatcacCACTTCCACCGGGGTAACGGGTGTAATTCACTCCCCACACACTCCAACAGCGTCTCTGTCCGCCCGCACCGACTGTGTTTTCATTCCGGGATTACCGTGGTGGAGTCCATTGAAACGCGCTCAACTTTTCCCCTCTTGGTTTAATAGAGCCGTTGTATCGTTAAAGCGGAACGGTTCTTTGGCCATTTACCCACACAAAAAGAGACTGATTTCTGAACCGAAAGCAGCATTGCGGTTGGAGAAGTTATCTGTCATGAGAAATTGAGCCACGTCTCATGGATGATCTAATGCTGAAAGCCTCACACGACTTCCTCATAGAAAACTAACGCGACTGCGACTGAATATTCCCTGCTGTTCGCTTAACGTGGAATACAAGTTTTGATGAAGAAGCCATTGGCTGGTCGTTAGTTTTTGCTGAATGAATGAGGCTTCTGCCTATGAACCTATTATAGCAAGTGTCAGAATAGCCAACGTAAGTAACATGCTTTCCGGTCTCGATTTTCAAAATAAACGCCTGAAGGAGCAACGTATGTTGTTTGTATACATAACGTAGCTAGCAAAGACCTAAAAATAAGATGTAATTTTAGTTGGTGAAGATGTAATTGTTTTTGACTTTAGAAAAGGGCGAGGCAACTAATGACTTGTGTCATAGAAAGAACAAtgctaaaaaatatataaaattggTGTCACATACAGTTCTTTCATCATCCCTACCCTCATGAATTGTgtaacagcaccacaaactacagcctctaAAATGACCATGAAATTGAATCAACAACTCATTTAATCAGTGTCAATATAAACTGAACATAATGATCATCATCAAGGCAGGCTTTATTGCATAGCTGTT
The DNA window shown above is from Lates calcarifer isolate ASB-BC8 linkage group LG20, TLL_Latcal_v3, whole genome shotgun sequence and carries:
- the umodl1 gene encoding LOW QUALITY PROTEIN: uromodulin-like 1 (The sequence of the model RefSeq protein was modified relative to this genomic sequence to represent the inferred CDS: deleted 1 base in 1 codon), whose protein sequence is MNWMLSIWVAVALLALCRGQNTVYEGNSLSPSGYHLCIRNETRTVSSLVVHKVPYTVTKPCGGWLLWKTCTVTLYKMIHQTEYKTVMEQVTKCCDGYVQVGRYCALPVNRSGEFIAKPGSCPTADGLYPRSQDCEWDMDCPGWQKCCQILGRSLCSHPASSANYSENGGYRWNATVTVKTDYQQLMSMDKGLLNHTRLLQAMVTGALESDDVSVCYLSSWPVHPYRTATSLLINFNYTLSLYNVTFKLHLLLKHIQEVSSVTVEDINECSESSLRKCSLQAHCDNTEGSYQCTCHQGYIDVDPSNPGAHCTADVTVWTTTETPSTYLPPMNTTFNPASYPTQDPPDSITTGIVNSSETSMITALSNTSSVPYNSSHAQQWTSSAPYTSMSSTVEFPLTTTCSPPSITTLASSNVTGTSFCVYWSSQSQTNQIYRVVVSNRSRVIHSLETSQTMMEVRDLIPGVLYNVTVTPCACGSEGSPLRISVKTDAQTLGATARITNIQFTADLHNTSSQAYRNLSANIIKEIYQSLSPEMKAMVDLGQVRIEITGFSVGSVVVNFVIIFPPGQSQDISNMSMALLSSLKNSSLYTVDGNSTSIDDFNECTSGENDCSPWAICTNTWGSYTCACLDGFIDNNPGKPGRACQAVATSETPSPTPTIFSTISTTPFSPMTATTSDPVFTTATTIPAMTTTTTAPTTATAAPAMTTAPISATSPAPTTSALITITSTTTTTAPTTTTTAPTTTTTTPTTTTTTPTTTTTTPTTTTTTPTTTTTITPTTTTTTTTTTTTTTTTTPTATTTTPTTAITDPAVSTTDSTTAMIAPATSTTSPATTTAVTSVTSTPTTTITNPTTTVPAPTTNATAHRSVPSVSMLGAISVQCRLAATTVTVARDFLLNNKINESALYLGLRDCGVNGGNATHTQLTVGWNECDTRLMQNDTYYTTSVTLFSTMEPYTSPSGTVEVPRIQLEVPIMCTYMKSMLISADFSSMGYNMIKDVIMGLGSFQVTVQLMNGTVPLPHNYSLSSNEVVVVEVSLNPSSEQINVVINKCWATPTPNPADTPTYTFLENSCSLNPYTKVLMNGNSSTSRVSVQIFSFVNQNVVYLHCQVHICVNIGSDSCVPDCLQRTARSLNTIGTGFGTSGPLFRSDEESLDEEFNTLHIVGLSCLGIGLSLFFIIGFVCLFYYQRNRIGHYNFSVKPKQENFTYLVFNT